AAATCGGCTTTAGGATTTTAACAACAATCTTTACGAAAACAGCCTTTTATAAAAAGCAGCAGATAATGTCAGCGTGGAGTCTTATATAAGAATCCACGCTTTTGTTTTTAGCTGATTTAGCACCCATACTTGAAGCCCCGGTTTATATCAACCCCTATTGATTTTTGGTAAAAGTACATTGATCTATTAGCATCAGCTAATAACCATTTTCCAAGGAAACCAATCCCTCGACGATCATGAGAAAAGCTTATCTTGCCAAATAAACCTTTATTAATTTTAAGACAACATGAAAGAACCAATTATGATTAGGAAGAGTCCTTATGTTTTCAAAAGTCCTGGAATGTGCACCCGTTAAAATCTATCAATTGCTCTGTATATTAAGTAAACTTGATAGAAAATGAAATGACCATATGGACATACCGTACTATAATCTTTTTCAGTTGGACTCCCTTTTACATTAAATAGGCTTTTTTTATGACAATATATTACAATAAGAATATCGCGTTTATTCTTTAATAACCTCATGGAGAAGAATAAGACGTAAGAAGTGGAATGACGTTCAGACAAAACAATTTCCTTTGCAACACCTAGAAATGTTACTAAAACACGAAAGGTTAATGGACCATCTGTTCATTGGAGCAATCGATATAAACTCTTGAAATTAAACTAGAAGTAGAGATTGGAATACAGAAACTTATCTAATTAACTGATAGGACATGGATATGATTATATTTGGCAAAAAGGATGCTGGTGTCCAATACATATGGAGACCGGGAGTATATGGAATCATTTTTAATGACAATAAGGATCAGATCGCTTTAGTCAGTACTGATGATGGGAAGTATTTTCTTCCAGGTGGCGGCTTGGAAAATGGAGAAAGTCACGAGGAGTGCCTTGTTAGAGAAGGCAGAGAAGAAATTGGAAAGATACTCTCAATTGGTGAATGGGTAGGCAAAGCACAACGATATTTTTACTCAACAAAAGACGAACAACATTATCTGGGTGAAGGGAATTTCTATTTTACTCATATCTCCGGGGAGGTGGATGGTCCTACCGAGATAGATCACCATCTAGAATGGAAAGAATTCGACACAGCTGTCGTTAACCTTTTTCATGAGCATCAACGCTGGGCTGTCCGAAAGGCTTTGTCTATCATGAGAAACAATTTGGCACTGTAAAAATTACCATAAGCAGCCTCAATTGGGAAAATCAAATAACCCCAAATTACCTCTTTTCTTTCACACATGCTTAATGGTAATGTTAGCTTAATCACCTATTAATCAGTAATAAATTGTTTGATGAAAGCGAAAAATGGGAAAATATTTCTTAGAACAGCAAAGAATAATGAGGGTGATTATGAATACCAACTATGAATATCTGATCTTTCACGAAGAACTAAGAAAGCTAAAAAAAGATTTCCAGCGTTGTGAAGATGTTAGAATAAAAAGAACAATAGCCCAAGACATCGAACTATTGGAAAATGCACTCGAATCAATCTGAAATAATGAAGCAGGAGATTTTCTATGACTAAACAAATAACTGAACCAGAATTTCTTACTTTCTGTGAAACTGCCGAACCCATCGAGGTGGTTGAAAAAATCACAGATAATAATATCCGTGGCCTGGAGAATATTGCGCTTCGATCGATCTCAACAAGGAACAAGCTTCCAGATAATGTTGTAAACCTTCTTGTTGCTTATTTTTACAGCCATTTTGGTAATCAGGTTTACAATCGGAATGATT
The nucleotide sequence above comes from Mesobacillus jeotgali. Encoded proteins:
- a CDS encoding NUDIX domain-containing protein, which codes for MIIFGKKDAGVQYIWRPGVYGIIFNDNKDQIALVSTDDGKYFLPGGGLENGESHEECLVREGREEIGKILSIGEWVGKAQRYFYSTKDEQHYLGEGNFYFTHISGEVDGPTEIDHHLEWKEFDTAVVNLFHEHQRWAVRKALSIMRNNLAL